A stretch of the Zeugodacus cucurbitae isolate PBARC_wt_2022May chromosome 6, idZeuCucr1.2, whole genome shotgun sequence genome encodes the following:
- the LOC105209811 gene encoding uncharacterized protein LOC105209811: MLPRNKKIGLLLIGLVFCLVNSEIAPTSALQCQHCVGEDCDDPALKDCTNENDQCYIRLDESFNFIGMGCASTLGDETEIANLIRNKELYVCSAENCNDFENLPQINECTVCDSAMDVKCAIQPTNAGSSKRCGAVPYTQCYERVNITNGGTTERGCIAELDGDDFYNCLSGVDENCKVCTGGGCNTGLVPADRQQCQRCDSETDSKCSSLPSALSTCPTYSKNDKCVSVYESGVTRRGCASEFTCDETAKNCEICSGKGCNKANLKKRSEELYGIFQDLPLNCYTCVGEDCETSKGKLRKCEGDLHQDCLTVFNAAGKVLARGCEASITAEHQSHCDSNPALCFNCKSNGCNNNTEVKTKQQCLYCSTADNADCATNVNAITSTRACVEGCVTALYERKTKPNVYDLARTCFEDVEFDDRETCNAANNCVKCTGEKCNTALVPAEGRLSCLHCNGDDCDSPVSGVCSTYSTSDQCYIFFDHVTHQAVRMGCKSSEPAGAISNDALHYFLCDGDDCNNYDNLPEAHICYACDSSTNVNCAINPTAITAQVRCQINPHTDCFTRINGAGHTVRGCISTLNNTEFLSCHEGTPGEYCRICTQSDCNKSVFPSNRQRCYRCNSYDDPDCATKPSGYSACPVFDNDDVCVSKIIEGIVHRGCGTELQCSGGKDSKSCRTCEGSGCNDHVFTEYPIGKPGIFQQLPLNCYNCNGTEECGGSLGNVRKCENYKYQTCTSVFNATDGQLIGRGCSDDWQKTCDDDEHTCYDCKSNGCNVAKSTDDYIDCIFCDAQVDERCLTDVGKIRQHRACYKSCVTALYNRTNNVTPVRELIRTCLDDMDLDDREICADGKDDNCKACNDEYCNDANVGERISCYQCVGDECQNPTPKTCRAVTEGDQCFVEYDETRAIVELGCKSKYDPAEVKQRIIAKRLWLCDGENCNTIDATPPERQICTICNSITDPNCAIAPQNIQSQTTCAKSPYTQCYSRLLNDGHTERGCLANIEGEDFYNCLKGTDVAKCLACVGDGCNSALYPANRLSCHKCNSAESPECESKPDDSGLCLKYSEFEQCVTTMDKYGYTIRGCSSQVKCDSDICQSCNEDDCNRSNIKRKISGQAGQWQELPLTCNVCDGKSDCAGTPTEHVCEDYFDYCMTVFDEDGSVAARGCSAAIEAVHGAYCDVNADKCQNCNSNNCNTVSALTDYVDCIFCDSATNVSCVAHPENVGQWRKCNKYCMTALRPRKQNPNIFDLTRGCLDDKEPADQLVCREGSSECVACQDASCNTAILPEKRQSCYICEGDDCATPETSECTAYTKNEQCFVLFDTKSDVLRMGCRSELTAAFIEQNEHLLLLCEDGDNCNSFESFPKPITCFQCDSVEDESCANDPSAIQATATCAGLPHVDCFARVLRDGTTQRGCVNTLSKYDLLDCLSGDDSLCHSCKDNLCNKEIFPPNRRSCHRCNSKDDPTCESAPNAASVCPYYDESNYCTVKLVNGYTYRGCSSEFQCDVTDAQYCRHCNSDNCNTVDLSASDIGEPGKWQDLPLTCYSCKGEECLNSDGKLSKCENNNLQTCLTVFGSCGVVSRGCSDEVLATQAEYCENNSGKCLGCKSNACNNATSLEQYVDCYSCDSTKDIHCALDFVAKDSKQRKCQGHCAVALYPRSSAENPAYELARTCLDDLELADREKCLAGEHEFCVACEGALCNTAALPANRHKCYTCVDDECTDYKVAECSAYQPNDQCYITFDEENSILDMGCRSDFESDVVTELIKQKKLKLCDGEACNGLDLIPTAKTCAVCDSESDERCATNPNLVADTERCTNLPYTDCYTRVKENGQTARGCLSNLPEDTFYNCLYDNSTLCQTCIGDKCNGLDVFPTARRQCQQCSSETDPLCSTVPNSNKVCPIYKENDGCVTNLRDGITTRGCASSLSCDDENDRNTCRVCTTSGCNTVNLERAQEQGEPGRWQDVPINCRTCEGEAECQNLGIYRVCTGNLYQGCMTVFNTAGKVIQRGCSDAVEQKNNELCNANPENCLRCNSNGCNNATRLEDYIDCIYCDVDSNGDCLNNVGAVKQTRKCNKYCMTALYPKYDEQNPAYGLARTCFDDMDYDDREACAAGKKEHCHVCAEAKCNTQTVPEKRLSCNVCKGDDCQDPQPQTCATYREGDKCYIQFDEERSVIAFGCRSEFSNAEADYQLQKKHLLYCDGDNCNTFDAIPPTQSCKVCNSRTDLYCATSPVNVTASTRCALSPYTECYTRILQGGHTERGCLSSLYDDEFVGCLNGSSPNCQACRGDNCNGELYPEDRLSCHICDSNTDPTCTNKPDNVTVCSLHVVGDTCVTAYRGDVTYRGCSSSIRCDASQPRSCLPCEGPACNTINLSRRQDDNYGKWQDLPLTCLSCSGASCAAASSVESVVCANNNEQDCVTVFDSDKVVRRGCYDAVEQEYGDYCDENPAACLNCKSNSCNNATALTQYNECIYCDTQKNLSCLWSPQSAAQRTRQCQGGCMTALYLSDSSSDPGYELIRTCLDDKEAADRVKCNDEQCQSCVGSKCNSVALPAERLSCYQCEGDNCDEPELKLCPLYKSEDKCFTWFDESNSISQMGCVSSFHDQELTAIIATKRVLVCEGDACNSLDAVPRPQKCAVCDSSEDYTCAVSAQEIATFNTCNVYPYTSCYTKLVSNDGSTTRGCLSDLPTTEFVDCVLGNNKNCSICVGDGCNREVFPEDRQKCYSCSSEDDASCESNPTYLLPCPYVSETEKCRTSLSNNITIRGCSSEVLCDINDKNCVSCNGSGCNSIDLLHRAESDGLHGVWQELPLRCHICEGEHCLHSLGPAYKCAGNTAQDCVTVFAENGDVKRRGCFEDVEIYEQRYCRENPHLCFNCKSNECNDAWNKTDYIECNFCNSETNPLCSTDPQNANFPKRACNKECMVAVKGSQVIRSCLDDKELYHRHECRGDSEECSSCNTPNCNNFDYPENHFSCHVCNDASCLTSVSQRCEKAIDNDFCFAKYENGRPELLGCASSQSQSDLAAWESANKLYTCLEKDCNEISRLPTEGVQCVACNSELTPACAQNPATVAAIALCPAPQTQCVTHLNDAGHTLRGCLSELTQSEHANCLANGKCTTCEGDKCNNEIFPSNRRKCHICQSRVNENCSADPNYLQVCPVYSANDRCVTKRNDYTERGCESQITCDVNDGQRCNICAGDGCNTVELTGGATVLSTASLLTTLVFAIVAMLVIT, translated from the exons ATGTTGCCCCGAAATAAAAAGATTGGACTCCTTTTAATAGGTTTAGTGTTCTGTTTGGTCAACAGTGAAATTG CACCTACCTCCGCACTACAATGTCAGCATTGCGTTGGCGAAGACTGTGATGATCCAGCGTTGAAGGATTGCACCAACGAGAATGATCAGTGCTACATACGTCTCGATGAAAGCTTTAACTTTATTGGCATGGGCTGTGCCTCGACACTGGGGGATGAGACTGAAATTGctaatttaataagaaataaagaaCTCTATGTGTGTTCGGCAGAGAATTGTaatgatttcgaaaatttgccacaaataaatgaatgtacCGTTTGCGATTCGGCGATGGATGTGAAATGTGCCATACAGCCTACAAATGCCGGTTCATCGAAACGCTGCGGTGCTGTGCCATATACACAGTGCTATGAACGTGTCAATATCACCAACGGTGGTACGACAGAGCGTGGTTGCATCGCTGAACTGGATGGTGATGATTTCTACAATTGCCTCAGTGGAGTGGATGAGAATTGTAAAGTTTGCACAGGAGGTGGTTGCAATACAGGG CTCGTCCCCGCCGACCGTCAACAATGCCAACGTTGTGACTCCGAAACGGACAGCAAGTGCAGTAGCTTGCCATCGGCGCTCTCCACATGCCCCACATATAGCAAAAACGATAAATGCGTCTCGGTCTACGAGTCGGGTGTGACCCGCCGTGGCTGCGCCAGCGAATTCACTTGCGATGAAACTGCCAAAAATTGTGAAATCTGCAGTGGTAAAGGCTGCAATAAGGCAAATCTGAAGAAACGTTCCGAGGAATTGTACGGTATTTTCCAAGACTTGCCACTGAATTGCTACACCTGCGTGGGTGAAGATTGTGAGACGAGCAAAGGCAAATTACGCAAATGTGAGGGTGACTTGCATCAGGATTGTTTAACGGTCTTCAATGCCGCTGGCAAAGTATTGGCACGCGGCTGTGAGGCAAGCATTACTGCTGAGCACCAATCACATTGCGACTCAAACCCTGCGCTGTGTTTCAATTGTAAATCGAacggttgcaacaacaataccgAAGTGAAAACGAAACAACAATGTTTATATTGCTCTACAGCCGACAATGCCGACTGCGCAACAAATGTGAACGCGATCACAAGCACACGCGCATGCGTCGAAGGCTGTGTGACGGCGTTGTATGAGCGCAAAACCAAACCGAATGTCTACGATTTGGCGCGCACCTGCTTCGAGGATGTCGAATTCGATGATCGCGAGACATGCAACGCGGCGAATAACTGTGTGAAATGTACCGGCGAGAAATGTAATACGGCGCTGGTACCGGCTGAAGGACGTCTCTCTTGTTTGCACTGCAATGGTGATGATTGCGATAGTCCTGTGTCGGGTGTTTGCAGCACCTACTCGACGAGTGATCAGTGTTATATTTTCTTTGATCATGTAACACATCAGGCCGTGCGCATGGGTTGCAAGAGCAGTGAGCCAGCTGGCGCGATTTCCAATGACGCGCTGCATTATTTCCTTTGTGATGGCGATGATTGCAATAATTATGACAATTTACCGGAAGCCCATATATGTTACGCTTGCGATTCGTCAACGAATGTGAATTGTGCCATCAATCCCACAGCCATTACAGCTCAAGTCAGATGTCAAATCAATCCACACACCGACTGTTTTACGCGCATCAATGGAG CTGGTCACACTGTGCGCGGCTGTATCAGCACACTGAATAATACAGAATTCCTCAGTTGCCATGAAGGCACACCCGGCGAGTACTGTCGCATTTGTACACAAAGCGACTGCAATAAAAGCGTCTTTCCCAGCAATCGTCAACGCTGTTACCGTTGCAACTCCTACGACGATCCCGATTGCGCTACGAAACCCAGTGGTTACTCCGCATGCCCGGTATTTGACAACGATGACGTTTGTGTGAGCAAAATAATCGAAGGCATTGTGCATCGCGGTTGTGGCACAGAGCTACAATGTAGCGGCGGAAAGGACTCAAAGAGTTGTCGCACCTGTGAAGGTTCGGGTTGTAATGATCATGTCTTCACGGAGTATCCGATTGGCAAGCCGGGTATTTTCCAACAATTACCCTTGAACTGTTACAATTGCAATGGCACGGAAGAGTGCGGCGGCAGTTTAGGAAATGTGCGCAAATGTGAGAATTACAAATATCAAACATGTACGTCGGTCTTTAATGCAACTGATGGGCAATTAATCGGACGCGGCTGTAGTGATGACTGGCAGAAGACGTGTGACGATGATGAGCACACATGTTACGATTGCAAGTCGAACGGTTGTAATGTGGCTAAGTCGACAGATGACTATATCGATTGTATATTTTGTGATGCGCAAGTCGACGAGCGTTGTCTGACCGATGTCGGTAAAATACGACAACATCGCGCCTGTTACAAGAGTTGTGTAACGGCATTGTATAATCGCACCAATAATGTCACGCCTGTGCGTGAATTAATACGCACCTGTCTCGATGATATGGATTTGGATGATCGTGAAATATGCGCCGATGGTAAAGACGATAATTGCAAGGCATGCAATGATGAGTATTGTAATGATGCCAATGTTGGTGAACGCATTTCATGTTATCAATGTGTGGGCGATGAATGCCAAAACCCTACACCGAAAACTTGTCGTGCTGTGACCGAAGGCGATCAATGCTTCGTGGAATATGATGAGACTAGAGCGATCGTGGAATTGGGTTGTAAGAGCAAATACGATCCGGCTGAAGTTAAGCAGCGTATTATAGCTAAACGTTTGTGGCTTTGTGATGGCGAAAATTGTAATACTATTGATGCTACGCCACCAGAAAGACAAATCTGTACCATCTGCAATTCGATAACGGATCCAAATTGTGCGATTGCGCCACAAAATATCCAATCGCAAACTACGTGCGCCAAATCACCTTACACACAATGCTACTCACGGTTGTTAAATG ACGGTCACACGGAACGCGGTTGTTTGGCCAACATTGAGGGTGAGGACTTCTACAACTGTTTGAAGGGCACAGATGTAGCGAAGTGCTTAGCTTGCGTTGGTGATGGATGCAATTCAGCG CTCTACCCCGCAAATCGTTTGTCCTGCCATAAATGTAACTCCGCTGAATCGCCTGAATGTGAGAGTAAACCAGACGACTCCGGCTTGTGTTTGAAATATAGCGAATTCGAACAGTGTGTCACCACCATGGATAAATATGGCTATACAATACGTGGTTGTAGCTCGCAAGTCAAATGCGATTCGGATATCTGTCAGAGCTGCAATGAAGACGATTGTAATAGGAGCAATATTAAACGAAAAATCAGCGGCCAAGCAGGACAATGGCAGGAGCTACCGCTAACTTGTAATGTCTGTGATGGCAAAAGCGACTGCGCTGGCACACCAACGGAGCACGTTTGCGAAGACTACTTTGACTATTGTATGACAGTATTTGACGAGGATGGCAGTGTAGCAGCACGTGGTTGTAGCGCTGCCATTGAGGCTGTACACGGTGCGTACTGTGATGTGAACGCCGATAAATGTCAAAATTGTAACTCGAATAACTGTAATACGGTCAGCGCCTTAACGGATTATGTCGATTGTATCTTTTGTGATTCGGCCACCAATGTTAGCTGTGTTGCACACCCTGAGAATGTCGGTCAATGgcgaaaatgtaataaatattgtatgacAGCATTACGTCCAAGAAAACAAAATCCCAATATATTTGATTTGACACGTGGCTGTTTGGACGATAAGGAACCAGCCGATCAATTGGTATGCCGTGAAGGTAGCAGCGAATGTGTGGCATGCCAAGACGCATCCTGTAATACCGCAATATTACCAGAGAAGCGCCAATCTTGCTACATATGTGAGGGTGATGACTGCGCTACACCCGAAACGTCGGAATGTACTGCATACACGAAGAATGAGCAATGCTTCGTGTTGTTCGACACTAAAAGCGATGTGCTGCGCATGGGTTGTCGCAGCGAATTGACTGCTGCATTCATAGAACAGAAtgagcatttgttgttgctatgcgaGGATGGCGATAACTGCAATTCATTTGAGAGCTTCCCCAAACCGATTACCTGCTTCCAGTGCGACTCGGTTGAGGATGAGTCATGTGCCAATGATCCGTCAGCAATACAGGCAACAGCAACATGTGCCGGTTTGCCACATGTAGACTGCTTTGCGCGCGTACTCAGAG ATGGTACCACCCAACGTGGTTGTGTCAACACACTTAGCAAATATGACCTACTCGACTGTTTGAGCGGTGACGATAGCCTCTGTCACTCTTGTAAGGATAACCTGTGTAATAAGGAG ATCTTCCCACCAAATCGGCGTAGCTGTCACCGCTGCAATTCGAAAGACGATCCCACCTGCGAAAGCGCTCCAAACGCCGCTTCAGTATGTCCGTACTATGATGAATCTAACTATTGTACGGTTAAATTGGTTAATGGTTACACCTACCGTGGTTGCAGTTCTGAGTTCCAATGCGACGTTACAGACGCACAGTATTGTCGCCACTGCAACTCAGACAATTGCAATACCGTTGACTTGAGCGCCTCCGATATCGGTGAGCCGGGTAAATGGCAGGATCTGCCATTAACTTGCTACAGTTGTAAAGGCGAAGAATGCCTCAACTCGGATGGTAAACTCTCTAAATGTGAAAACAATAATCTGCAAACTTGTCTGACTGTCTTTGGTTCGTGTGGTGTGGTGAGCCGCGGTTGTAGTGACGAAGTCTTGGCCACGCAAGCAGAATACTGTGAAAACAACTCTGGCAAATGTCTTGGCTGCAAATCAAATGCTTGTAATAATGCCACCAGTTTGGAACAATATGTCGATTGTTACTCATGTGACTCAACGAAGGACATTCATTGCGCTTTGGACTTTGTTGCTAAAGACAGCAAGCAACGCAAATGTCAAGGACATTGCGCTGTCGCATTGTATCCACGCAGCAGCGCAGAAAATCCAGCCTACGAATTGGCACGCACATGTTTGGACGATCTGGAGCTTGCCGATCGTGAAAAATGCTTGGCCGGTGAGCACGAGTTCTGTGTAGCATGCGAGGGTGCGTTATGCAACACCGCTGCATTGCCGGCGAACAGACATAAGTGCTACACATGTGTGGATGACGAATGCACTGACTATAAGGTGGCCGAGTGTAGCGCCTATCAACCGAATGATCAATGTTACATAACTTTCGATGAGGAGAATAGCATTTTGGATATGGGTTGTCGCAGTGACTTCGAATCCGATGTTGTAACGGAATTAATTAAACAGAAGAAACTGAAATTGTGTGATGGTGAGGCTTGCAATGGACTGGACTTAATACCCACCGCTAAAACTTGCGCGGTATGCGATTCCGAGAGCGATGAACGCTGTGCGACCAACCCAAATCTGGTGGCCGACACGGAACGTTGTACGAATCTGCCGTACACTGATTGCTATACACGCGTGAAGGAGA ATGGTCAAACCGCACGTGGTTGTCTCTCCAACTTGCCCGAGGATACCTTCTACAACTGCCTCTATGACAACAGCACACTCTGTCAGACCTGCATCGGTGATAAATGCAATGGATTAGACGTTTTCCCCACAGCACGTAGACAATGCCAACAATGTAGCTCCGAAACGGATCCGCTTTGCAGCACAGTACCGAACAGCAACAAGGTGTGTCCGATCTACAAGGAAAATGATGGTTGTGTCACCAATTTGCGCGACGGCATCACTACACGTGGCTGCGCGTCCAGCTTGAGTTGCGACGATGAGAATGACCGGAACACATGTCGCGTTTGCACCACCAGCGGCTGTAATACAGTGAACTTGGAGCGGGCTCAGGAACAAGGTGAACCCGGCAGATGGCAAGATGTGCCGATCAATTGTCGCACTTGTGAAGGAGAAGCGGAGTGCCAGAACTTGGGCATCTATCGTGTTTGCACCGGCAATTTATACCAAGGCTGTATGACTGTCTTCAACACAGCCGGTAAAGTAATACAGCGTGGTTGCAGCGACGCTGTCGAACAGAAAAATAACGAGCTTTGCAATGCGAACCCCGAAAACTGTTTGCGCTGCAACTCGAATGGTTGCAATAACGCAACACGTTTAGAGGATTACATTGACTGCATTTACTGTGACGTGGATAGCAATGGCGACTGTTTGAACAACGTTGGTGCGGTGAAGCAAACACGTAAGTGTAACAAGTACTGCATGACAGCGCTCTATCCCAAATATGATGAGCAAAACCCCGCCTATGGTTTGGCTCGCACATGCTTCGATGATATGGACTATGACGATCGTGAGGCGTGCGCCGCAGGCAAAAAGGAACATTGCCATGTTTGTGCTGAGGCTAAGTGCAATACGCAGACAGTGCCGGAGAAACGACTTAGCTGTAATGTGTGTAAGGGTGATGATTGCCAGGATCCACAGCCGCAGACATGTGCCACATATCGCGAGGGTGACAAATGTTACATACAATTCGATGAGGAACGCAGCGTTATCGCCTTCGGTTGCCGCAGCGAGTTCAGCAATGCTGAAGCTGATTACCAGCTACAAAAGAAACATTTGCTCTACTGCGATGGTGATAATTGCAATACCTTCGATGCGATTCCACCCACGCAGAGCTGTAAGGTTTGTAACTCACGCACCGATTTGTATTGCGCCACCAGTCCCGTCAACGTCACAGCCAGCACTCGTTGCGCATTATCGCCATACACCGAATGTTACACACGCATACTACAGGGTGGCCACACCGAGCGCGGTTGTCTCTCGAGCTTGTACGATGACGAATTCGTTGGCTGCTTAAACGGCAGCTCACCGAATTGTCAAGCCTGCAGGGGTGACAATTGCAATGGTGAATTGTATCCAGAAGATCGACTTTCATGCCACATTTGCGACTCCAACACGGATCCGACTTGCACAAACAAACCAGACAATGTGACCGTGTGTTCGTTGCACGTCGTCGGCGATACCTGTGTCACAGCTTACCGTGGTGATGTAACCTATCGTGGCTGCAGTTCGAGCATACGCTGTGATGCCTCACAGCCGAGATCATGTTTGCCATGCGAGGGCCCTGCTTGTAACACCATCAATTTGTCGCGTCGACAAGATGATAACTATGGCAAATGGCAAGATCTGCCATTGACTTGTCTCTCATGCAGTGGTGCGTCGTGTGCTGCTGCCAGTAGTGTAGAGTCCGTCGTTTGTGCGAACAATAACGAACAGGACTGCGTTACGGTATTCGATAGCGATAAGGTTGTGAGACGGGGATGTTACGATGCGGTTGAGCAGGAATACGGTGACTACTGTGACGAAAATCCGGCAGCTTGTTTGAATTGCAAGTCCAATTCATGCAACAATGCAACAGCACTAACGCAATACAACGAGTGCATCTACTGTGACACACAAAAGAACCTGTCCTGTCTGTGGAGCCCACAAAGCGCTGCGCAGCGAACGCGTCAATGTCAAGGTGGTTGCATGACGGCGCTATATCTCTCAGATAGTAGCAGTGATCCCGGTTACGAACTAATACGCACCTGCTTGGATGATAAGGAGGCCGCTGATCGTGTGAAATGCAACGATGAGCAGTGCCAGAGTTGCGTGGGCAGCAAGTGCAATTCTGTAGCGTTGCCGGCCGAACGTCTCAGCTGTTATCAATGTGAGGGTGACAATTGCGACGAGCCCGAACTGAAATTATGTCCACTCTACAAGAGCGAAGACAAGTGTTTCACTTGGTTCGATGAGTCGAACAGCATTAGTCAAATGGGTTGTGTGAGTTCTTTCCACGATCAGGAATTAACAGCGATCATCGCCACGAAACGTGTGCTTGTGTGCGAGGGTGACGCCTGCAATTCGTTAGATGCAGTACCGAGACCACAGAAGTGTGCCGTCTGTGATTCGAGCGAGGATTACACCTGCGCTGTGAGCGCACAAGAGATTGCCACATTCAACACCTGCAACGTTTATCCGTACACCAGCTGCTACACCAAATTGGTCAGCAACG ATGGTTCGACAACACGTGGTTGCTTGAGTGATCTGCCAACCACAGAATTCGTAGACTGTGTTTTGGGCAATAATAAGAACTGCAGTATTTGTGTGGGAGACGGTTGTAATCGTGAG GTTTTCCCTGAAGATCGTCAAAAGTGCTACTCCTGTTCCAGCGAAGACGACGCTTCCTGTGAATCGAATCCCACATATCTCTTACCTTGTCCATACGTTTCGGAGACTGAAAAATGCAGAACCTCTTTAAGCAACAACATTACGATACGTGGTTGTAGCTCTGAAGTCTTGTGCGACATTAATGATAAAAACTGCGTCTCTTGCAATGGCAGCGGTTGCAATAGCATCGATCTGCTGCACCGCGCCGAAAGCGATGGCTTACATGGCGTGTGGCAGGAGTTGCCGCTAAGATGTCACATATGCGAGGGTGAACACTGTCTGCATTCGTTGGGACCAGCCTACAAATGCGCCGGCAATACAGCACAAGACTGTGTGACTGTCTTCGCGGAGAATGGTGATGTGAAGCGACGTGGCTGCTTCGAAGATGTCGAGATCTATGAGCAACGTTATTGTCGTGAAAATCCACACCTATGCTTCAACTGCAAATCGAACGAATGTAATGATGCCTGGAATAAGACCGACTATATTGAATGTAATTTCTGTAATTCCGAAACGAACCCATTGTGCTCAACCGATCCACAAAACGCTAACTTCCCCAAACGCGCCTGCAACAAGGAGTGTATGGTGGCAGTCAAGGGCTCACAGGTGATACGTTCCTGTTTGGATGACAAGGAGCTGTACCATCGTCATGAGTGTCGTGGCGATAGCGAAGAATGCTCCAGTTGTAACACACCCAATTGCAATAATTTCGATTATCCCGAAAATCACTTCAGTTGCCACGTCTGCAACGACGCTTCGTGCTTGACTAGTGTCAGTCAGCGTTGCGAGAAAGCGATCGACAATGATTTCTGTTTTGCCAAATACGAAAATGGACGACCCGAATTATTGGGCTGTGCCAGTTCGCAGAGTCAAAGCGATCTCGCAGCATGGGAATCGGCGAATAAATTGTACACATGTCTGGAAAAGGACTGTAATGAAATTTCACGTTTGCCCACTGAAGGTGTACAGTGTGTGGCCTGTAATTCAGAGCTTACGCCCGCATGTGCACAAAACCCGGCAACCGTTGCAGCCATCGCCTTATGTCCAGCACCGCAAACGCAATGTGTCACGCACTTGAATgacg CGGGCCACACACTGCGCGGCTGTCTGAGCGAGTTGACTCAAAGTGAGCACGCGAATTGCTTAGCTAACGGCAAATGCACCACTTGTGAAGGAGACAAGTGTAACAATGAG ATCTTCCCCAGCAATCGTCGTAAGTGTCACATCTGCCAGTCCAGGGTCAATGAAAATTGCTCTGCAGATCCGAATTACCTACAGGTCTGCCCCGTCTACTCGGCCAATGATCGTTGCGTGACGAAACGTAATGATTACACCGAGCGCGGTTGCGAGTCGCAAATCACTTGTGACGTCAACGATGGACAGAGATGTAACATTTGCGCTGGTGATGGCTGTAATACAGTCGAGCTGACTGGTGGTGCCACCGTGCTGTCCACAGCCAGTCTATTGACAACATTAGTGTTTGCTATTGTTGCAATGTTAGTGATTACATAG